A genome region from Scylla paramamosain isolate STU-SP2022 unplaced genomic scaffold, ASM3559412v1 Contig6, whole genome shotgun sequence includes the following:
- the LOC135096744 gene encoding histone H3.v1-like isoform X1 has product MKNEEQEDKEQEEDEEVKEEEEEKEGSRSFEEEEEEEEEEGGGGGGGGLGVALPPPPTPLQSQPLIGQPSANQERDFMALQVEEGRRELEEERKRHRLEVENKRSRFRMMTTTTATTSTSPTSLPFSSSPSEEHPPSSPASSLNRWEGLDRLREELMKEREIEIEERIASVREEERRKLDDEKQYYELFRWSNVPAIGLLQPPSLSRYENKSR; this is encoded by the exons atgaagaacgaggagcaggaagacaaggagcaggaggaggatgaggaggtgaaagaggaggaggaggaaaaggaaggctcCAGGAG ttttgaagaagaggaggaggaagaggaagaggaaggaggaggaggaggaggaggagggttaggtgtggccctccctccccctcccacaccactGCAGTCCCAGCCTCTGATTGGCCAGCCCTCAGCCAATCAGGAGAGAGACTTTATGGCCTTGCAG gtggaggaaggccgaagggaactggaggaggagagaaagaggcacaGGCTGGAGGTTGAAAACAAAAGGTCTAGATTTAGAATGATGACAacgaccacagccaccaccagcacctcccccACTAGTCTGCCTTTCTCTTCAAGTCCCAGCGAGGAGCACCCGCCCTCCTCCCCAGCCTCCTCTCTCAACagatgggag GGCCTGgacagactgagagaggaactgatgaaagagagagagatagagattgaAGAGAGAATTGCAagtgtaagagaggaagaaaggaggaaattagaTGACGAAAAACag TATTACGAATTGTTCAGGTGGTCGAATGTTCCAGCTATCGGTTTACTCCAGCCACCCTCACTGAGCAGATATGAAAACAAGAGCCGCTGA
- the LOC135096744 gene encoding X-linked retinitis pigmentosa GTPase regulator-interacting protein 1-like isoform X2, whose protein sequence is MKNEEQEDKEQEEDEEVKEEEEEKEGSRSFEEEEEEEEEEGGGGGGGGLGVALPPPPTPLQSQPLIGQPSANQERDFMALQVEEGRRELEEERKRHRLEVENKRSRFRMMTTTTATTSTSPTSLPFSSSPSEEHPPSSPASSLNRWEGLDRLREELMKEREIEIEERIASVREEERRKLDDEKQVVECSSYRFTPATLTEQI, encoded by the exons atgaagaacgaggagcaggaagacaaggagcaggaggaggatgaggaggtgaaagaggaggaggaggaaaaggaaggctcCAGGAG ttttgaagaagaggaggaggaagaggaagaggaaggaggaggaggaggaggaggagggttaggtgtggccctccctccccctcccacaccactGCAGTCCCAGCCTCTGATTGGCCAGCCCTCAGCCAATCAGGAGAGAGACTTTATGGCCTTGCAG gtggaggaaggccgaagggaactggaggaggagagaaagaggcacaGGCTGGAGGTTGAAAACAAAAGGTCTAGATTTAGAATGATGACAacgaccacagccaccaccagcacctcccccACTAGTCTGCCTTTCTCTTCAAGTCCCAGCGAGGAGCACCCGCCCTCCTCCCCAGCCTCCTCTCTCAACagatgggag GGCCTGgacagactgagagaggaactgatgaaagagagagagatagagattgaAGAGAGAATTGCAagtgtaagagaggaagaaaggaggaaattagaTGACGAAAAACag GTGGTCGAATGTTCCAGCTATCGGTTTACTCCAGCCACCCTCACTGAGCAGATATGA
- the LOC135096744 gene encoding histone H3.v1-like isoform X3, protein MKNEEQEDKEQEEDEEVKEEEEEKEGSRSFEEEEEEEEEEGGGGGGGGLGVALPPPPTPLQSQPLIGQPSANQERDFMALQVEEGRRELEEERKRHRLEVENKRSRFRMMTTTTATTSTSPTSLPFSSSPSEEHPPSSPASSLNRWEGLDRLREELMKEREIEIEERIASVREEERRKLDDEKQLSVYSSHPH, encoded by the exons atgaagaacgaggagcaggaagacaaggagcaggaggaggatgaggaggtgaaagaggaggaggaggaaaaggaaggctcCAGGAG ttttgaagaagaggaggaggaagaggaagaggaaggaggaggaggaggaggaggagggttaggtgtggccctccctccccctcccacaccactGCAGTCCCAGCCTCTGATTGGCCAGCCCTCAGCCAATCAGGAGAGAGACTTTATGGCCTTGCAG gtggaggaaggccgaagggaactggaggaggagagaaagaggcacaGGCTGGAGGTTGAAAACAAAAGGTCTAGATTTAGAATGATGACAacgaccacagccaccaccagcacctcccccACTAGTCTGCCTTTCTCTTCAAGTCCCAGCGAGGAGCACCCGCCCTCCTCCCCAGCCTCCTCTCTCAACagatgggag GGCCTGgacagactgagagaggaactgatgaaagagagagagatagagattgaAGAGAGAATTGCAagtgtaagagaggaagaaaggaggaaattagaTGACGAAAAACag CTATCGGTTTACTCCAGCCACCCTCACTGA